The following are encoded together in the Lactuca sativa cultivar Salinas chromosome 1, Lsat_Salinas_v11, whole genome shotgun sequence genome:
- the LOC111876268 gene encoding COP9 signalosome complex subunit 4, whose product MESAFASASAIGDQRQKIEEYKHILSSVIASNDVVQAKKFIDHILSDDVPLVVSRQLLQTFAQELGRLEPENQKEIAHYTLHQIQPRVVSFEEQVLVIREKLAELYESEQLWSKAAQMLSGIDLDSGMRVIDDKFRLTKCVQIARLYLEDDDAVNAEAFINKASFLVSNSQHEVLNLQYKVCYARILDLKRKFLEAALRYYDISQIEKRQIGDEVIDEDALEQALAAAVTCTILAAAGPQRSRVLATLYKDERCSRLKIYPILQKVYLERILRKPEIDAFSEELKAHQKAILPDNVTVLDRAMIEHNLLSASKLYTNISFGELGTLLGIAPHKAEKIASRMICEDRMRGSIDQVEAVIHFEDDNEELQQWDEQIFGLCQALNDVLDTMAKKGLAIPV is encoded by the exons ATGGAGAGTGCCTTCGCGAGTGCTTCCGCAATCGGTGATCAACGCCAAAAGATTGAAGAATACAAGCATATTCTTTCATCCGTAATCGCGTCCAACGACGTAGTACAAGCCAAAAAGTTCATTGATCACA ttctttcGGACGATGTTCCGTTGGTTGTATCAAGACAGCTGCTACAGACATTTGCACAAGAGTTGGGGAGGTTGGAGCCTGAGAATCAAAAGGAGATCGCTCATTACACGCTTCATCAGATTCAGCCTCGTGTTGTATCATTTGAGGAACAG GTTCTTGTTATTCGCGAGAAGCTTGCAGAGTTGTATGAGTCAGAACAGCTATGGTCGAAAGCAGCACAGATGCTCAGTGGCATCGATCTTGACTCTGGAATGAG AGTGATTGATGATAAGTTTAGGCTGACAAAATGTGTGCAAATTGCTCGTCTATACCTCGAG GATGATGATGCTGTGAATGCAGAGGCTTTTATCAACAAAGCTTCTTTTTTGGTTAGCAACAGTCAGCATGAAGTATTGAATTTACAGTATAAG GTTTGTTATGCAAGGATACTTGATTTAAAAAGGAAGTTCTTGGAAGCTGCACTTCGCTATTATGACATTTCACAAATTGAAAAGCGCCAAATCGGAGACGA AGTGATTGATGAAGATGCACTAGAACAGGCCCTAGCTGCTGCAGTGACCTGCACAATTTTGGCTGCTGCTGGTCCTCAGCGGTCTCGTGTTCTTGCAACTTTGTACAAA GATGAACGATGCTCAAGGTTAAAAATTTATCCAATTTTGCAAAAG GTGTATTTAGAAAGAATATTGAGGAAACCTGAGATAGATGCATTTTCCGAAGAACTGAAAGCACATCAG AAAGCAATTTTACCTGATAATGTTACTGTTCTTGATCGAGCAATGATTGAACATAATCTCTTGAGTGCAAGCAAGCTCTATACAAACATAAG CTTTGGTGAGCTTGGCACACTACTGGGCATTGCTCCTCATAAG GCAGAAAAAATTGCATCAAGAATGATTTGTGAAGATAGAATGAGGGGGTCTATAGATCAG GTAGAAGCAGTTATTCATTTCGAGGATGATAATGAAGAACTTCAGCAATGGGATGAACAG ATTTTTGGACTTTGTCAAGCGTTGAATGATGTTCTTGATACAATGGCCAAGAAGGGGTTAGCGATTCCTGTGTAA